The following are from one region of the Carassius auratus strain Wakin chromosome 13, ASM336829v1, whole genome shotgun sequence genome:
- the LOC113112569 gene encoding protein phosphatase 1A isoform X1: protein MGAFLDKPKMEKHNAHGEGNGLCYGLSSMQGWRVEMEDAHTAIIGLPNGLDPWSFFAVYDGHAGSQVARYCCEHLLEHITSNPDFQAGGGGGGPAVEPSVDSVKSGIRTGFLQIDDHMRQISEKKHGGADRSGSTAVGVMISPRHIYFINCGDSRGVLSRGGAVHFFTQDHKPSNPLEKERIQNAGGSVMIQRVNGSLAVSRALGDFDYKCVHGKGPTEQLVSPEPEVYAIERSEAEDEFIVLACDGIWDVMANEELCDFVRSRLEVTDDLERVCNEIVDTCLYKGSRDNMSVVLVCFVSAPKVSPEAVKREAELDKYLEGRVEEILKRQGDEGVPDLLHVMRTLASESIPNLPPGGELASKRSVIEAVYNKLNPYRNEDTLGGISQAALLLSPFKDSASTDDMW from the exons ATGGGTGCATTTCTGGATAAGCCAAAGATGGAGAAGCACAACGCTCATGGTGAAGGCAATGGCCTATGTTATGGCCTGAGCAGCATGCAGGGCTGGCGTGTAGAGATGGAAGATGCACATACTGCTATCATCGGCCTGCCCAACGGCTTGGACCCCTGGTCATTCTTCGCTGTTTACGACGGGCACGCAGGATCGCAGGTGGCACGTTACTGCTGCGAGCACCTCCTGGAGCACATCACCAGCAACCCTGACTTCCAGGCTGGGGGCGGAGGAGGGGGTCCAGCCGTGGAGCCCAGCGTGGACAGCGTGAAATCTGGAATCCGGACTGGTTTCCTGCAGATCGACGATCACATGCGGCAGATCTCGGAGAAGAAACACGGTGGTGCTGACCGCAGCGGCTCGACCGCCGTCGGTGTGATGATCTCACCCCGCCACATCTACTTTATCAACTGTGGAGACTCGCGGGGTGTGCTGAGCCGTGGAGGGGCTGTGCACTTCTTCACACAGGACCACAAACCCAGCAACCCCTTGGAGAAGGAAAGGATCCAGAATGCTGGAGGATCTGTGATGATCCAGCGTGTCAATGGGTCCCTGGCAGTGTCTAGGGCTCTGGGGGATTTTGACTATAAGTGTGTGCATGGTAAGGGTCCCACGGAGCAGCTGGTGTCGCCGGAGCCTGAGGTGTATGCTATCGAGCGGTCGGAGGCGGAGGATGAGTTTATTGTCCTTGCTTGTGACGGGATCTGGGATGTGATGGCCAATGAGGAGCTGTGCGATTTTGTTCGTTCAAGACTGGAGGTGACTGATGATCTGGAGAGGGTCTGCAATGAAATTGTGGATACCTGTTTGTATAAG GGAAGTCGTGACAACATGAGTGTTGTGTTGGTGTGTTTCGTCAGTGCACCGAAGGTTTCCCCTGAAGCTGTCAAAAGGGAAGCAGAGCTTGATAAATACCTAGAGGGCCGAGTTGAAG AGATCCTGAAGAGGCAGGGGGATGAAGGTGTGCCCGACCTGTTACATGTGATGCGTACGTTAGCATCTGAGAGCATCCCCAACCTTCCACCTGGAGGAGAACTGGCCAGCAA GCGCAGTGTAATTGAAGCAGTATACAACAAACTTAACCCATACAGGAACGAGGATACA CTTGGCGGGATCTCACAAGctgctctcctcctctctccatTCAAGGACTCTGCATCCACGGATGACATGTGGTAG
- the LOC113112569 gene encoding protein phosphatase 1A isoform X2: MGAFLDKPKMEKHNAHGEGNGLCYGLSSMQGWRVEMEDAHTAIIGLPNGLDPWSFFAVYDGHAGSQVARYCCEHLLEHITSNPDFQAGGGGGGPAVEPSVDSVKSGIRTGFLQIDDHMRQISEKKHGGADRSGSTAVGVMISPRHIYFINCGDSRGVLSRGGAVHFFTQDHKPSNPLEKERIQNAGGSVMIQRVNGSLAVSRALGDFDYKCVHGKGPTEQLVSPEPEVYAIERSEAEDEFIVLACDGIWDVMANEELCDFVRSRLEVTDDLERVCNEIVDTCLYKGSRDNMSVVLVCFVSAPKVSPEAVKREAELDKYLEGRVEEILKRQGDEGVPDLLHVMRTLASESIPNLPPGGELASKRSVIEAVYNKLNPYRNEDTDSASTDDMW, translated from the exons ATGGGTGCATTTCTGGATAAGCCAAAGATGGAGAAGCACAACGCTCATGGTGAAGGCAATGGCCTATGTTATGGCCTGAGCAGCATGCAGGGCTGGCGTGTAGAGATGGAAGATGCACATACTGCTATCATCGGCCTGCCCAACGGCTTGGACCCCTGGTCATTCTTCGCTGTTTACGACGGGCACGCAGGATCGCAGGTGGCACGTTACTGCTGCGAGCACCTCCTGGAGCACATCACCAGCAACCCTGACTTCCAGGCTGGGGGCGGAGGAGGGGGTCCAGCCGTGGAGCCCAGCGTGGACAGCGTGAAATCTGGAATCCGGACTGGTTTCCTGCAGATCGACGATCACATGCGGCAGATCTCGGAGAAGAAACACGGTGGTGCTGACCGCAGCGGCTCGACCGCCGTCGGTGTGATGATCTCACCCCGCCACATCTACTTTATCAACTGTGGAGACTCGCGGGGTGTGCTGAGCCGTGGAGGGGCTGTGCACTTCTTCACACAGGACCACAAACCCAGCAACCCCTTGGAGAAGGAAAGGATCCAGAATGCTGGAGGATCTGTGATGATCCAGCGTGTCAATGGGTCCCTGGCAGTGTCTAGGGCTCTGGGGGATTTTGACTATAAGTGTGTGCATGGTAAGGGTCCCACGGAGCAGCTGGTGTCGCCGGAGCCTGAGGTGTATGCTATCGAGCGGTCGGAGGCGGAGGATGAGTTTATTGTCCTTGCTTGTGACGGGATCTGGGATGTGATGGCCAATGAGGAGCTGTGCGATTTTGTTCGTTCAAGACTGGAGGTGACTGATGATCTGGAGAGGGTCTGCAATGAAATTGTGGATACCTGTTTGTATAAG GGAAGTCGTGACAACATGAGTGTTGTGTTGGTGTGTTTCGTCAGTGCACCGAAGGTTTCCCCTGAAGCTGTCAAAAGGGAAGCAGAGCTTGATAAATACCTAGAGGGCCGAGTTGAAG AGATCCTGAAGAGGCAGGGGGATGAAGGTGTGCCCGACCTGTTACATGTGATGCGTACGTTAGCATCTGAGAGCATCCCCAACCTTCCACCTGGAGGAGAACTGGCCAGCAA GCGCAGTGTAATTGAAGCAGTATACAACAAACTTAACCCATACAGGAACGAGGATACA GACTCTGCATCCACGGATGACATGTGGTAG